The following DNA comes from Ruficoccus amylovorans.
GCTCTGGTTGTTGTTTTCAGGGAAAATGTAAAGCAGCGAAGAGCGTGGTCGAAAGGTAACGTTTTACTTATATGATCGCGTGGGTTGTGAGATGGTGCGAGCAGCGCTTGCTTACCGTCTATGGTTCCTCCCGTTTACCGAACGCTCGCTGTCGGGCGTCGGCTCAAGTCAACTGTGGAACAAACGCAGTCTAGCGATGGCCTATCCGAAAGCTTTGGGAAGGCATATTATTCGAAAACTAATGGGATCGAGTTGGCACCTGGGATTTGATATCGGGGGTACAAAATGTGCCGTCATTTTAGGCCAATACGAGCCTGCTTTGGCGCGTCCGGTGATTGTGGAACGTCGGGCATTCAAGACGAATGAGTGGGAGCACCCGTCGGAGGCGCTTGCAGCCATGGCAGCCACTGCTGTTGGGATGGTGAAGAAACACGGTTTGCTCACCTCTGACATTGCCTCGGCAGGAATCAGTTGCGGAGGCCCCCTCGATAGTGTCCGTGGTGTGGTTCTCTCGCCCCCGAATCTACCCGGTTGGGATGAGGTCCCGGTGGTTGGGGTTTTGAGTGAGGAATTATCCATCCCGGTAAAACTACAAAATGACGCCAATGCCTGCGCACTGGCGGAATGGCGGTGGGGGGCGGCCCAAGGCGCCGATACGGCGGTTTTTCTGACCTATGGCACGGGCTTGGGTGCGGGCCTTATTATCGGAGGTCGGCTGCACGAGGGACGTATAGGACTGGCGGGTGAAGTCGGGCACTGGCAACTGGCAAGTGAAGGACCTGTCGGTTACGGTAAGTCGGGCTCGTTCGAAGGCTTCTGCTCCGGAGGTGGAATGGCTCGATTGGCGAGTTCACTGCTGACCCGCCGGGCTGCAAGCAGTACGTTCGGCCAAGTCTGGAGCGGCCACTCAGGCACATCCATCTCTCCTGATGTAAAGGCGCTGGCGACGGCGGCACGTGAGGGGGATCCACTGGCCCGCGAGGTCTTTGAGACGGCGGCTCGGAAGTTGGGGCAAGGACTTGCCCTTATCATCGATTTACTCAATCCGGAAGTCATCGTTATCGGGAGCATTTTTACCCGCTGCGAAGACCTTCTGCGGCCCGGGATGGAGTGTGAGCTGAGCGCGCAGGCTTTACCCGCCGCCCTGGCTGCCTGCCGGGTTGTTCCTGCCGCGCTGGGAGAGCAAATCGGGGACTACGCCGCGTTGGCGGTAGGCAGCCTGTGACGAAGTAAATGGCACGGTTATTGGAATATTTTTGGACTTGGAATGAACAAACACTTAAACGATTTACTGAGGCGCTACCCTGCGCTGGAAGCATGTCTGGGAGATATTGAGCAGGCTTTTAAGCAACTGCACGCCGTCTTTCACGGCGGCGGTAAGCTACTTCTGTGTGGCAATGGAGGTAGCTGTGCCGATGCCGCGCACATAGCTGGTGAGCTAATGAAGGGCTTTATGCGATCTCGGCCTCTTCCTGGCGACCTGGCGGCTCGATTGATGGAGGCAGACCCGGAACTGGGGGAGGCTGGAGTACGGAAACTACAGGGGGCTTTGCCCGCCGTTGTACTCACGGGTAGCGACCCATTGGCCACCGCCATCGCAAACGACATCGACGGCGAGCTCGTTTTTGCGCAGCAGGTGCTCGGCCTGGGCAGGGAAGGGGACGCGTTGCTGGCGATCAGTACCTCCGGGCATTCGCGAAATGTCTGCCGGGCGGTTGGGGTGGCGCGGGCACTGGGCTTGCGGACGCTTGGCTTAAGCGGTGGGGACGGGGGGTGGCTGACCCGCTCCTGCGAGACATGCATCGTCGTGCCCGGTTCTACCGTCCCCGAAATTCAGGAACTGCACCTGCCGGTCTATCACTGTTTGTGCCGGATGCTGGAGGATGCTTTTTTCGCCTGACAGTCGCGTGAGCTTGGCTTCTGCATCCTGAGTGCCGAGGCTCCTGATTGGGGTCACTGGCCATAGATATTCCCAAGATTACTGGGTAAAGGTGTCGCCCGAGAGTCCCCCACTCAGGCCGCGATCTCATCAACGCCATCCTCGGCACTGAAGCCTTGCTTTAAGCCGATAGGGTGTTCCTTACACCAACCCCAAACCTCGATGAAAACGGTATGACGTCGCACGAAAAGTCGACGCAGGGTTGAACCAAAATCGTCTTGGCTGGATCCAAGCCGGGAGTCGGGTAAATGGTAAGATAGCTCCAGATAAGCTTTTTCTCACTTTTACATGAAGACGGTTCATCTGATTTTCAATGCTCACTTGGATCCGGTTTGGCTATGGGGCTGGCAGGACGGCGTGGACGAGGCGCTCTCGACGTGCCGGAGCGTATGCTCGCTGCTGGAGGCCAACCCGGATGTCGTTTTCACGAGGGGAGAGTCCTGGGTGTATGAGCAAATAGAGCGCCTCGACCAGGTGTTGTTTACACGCATCCGAGCATTGATCAAGCGGGGCCAGTGGGAACCTGTCGGCGGCTGGTATATCCAGCCGGACTGTAATCTGCCCAGCTGGCGGGCTTTTGAGAAACAGATCGAACTCGGTCGGACGTACTTCGAGCAGAAACTGAGGGCGTTTCCGCAGATCGCCTACAACGTCGATTCCTTCGGACACGCGGCCACTTTGCCCACGCTGATGAGCCGGGCCGGGCAGAGTCACTATATCATGATGCGTCCGCAGGAGCACGAGATGACGCTCCCGGCACGGCTCTTTCGATGGTGCGACGCGGCAACCGACTGCGAAGTGACGACATTCCGTATTGCCGGGGAGTACTGCACGCCCGAGGGGATCACGAAGGAGTTCATCGAGCGCTCGCTGACGGAGCTCCCCGACGGTGTGGAGCACACGATGTGCTTTGTTGGCCTCGGCGATCACGGGGGCGGGCCCAGTCAGGCGATGATCGAGTGGTGCCGCGAGCACGCGTTGGCGATTCCTGGCGCACGCTTGGTCTTTTCTTCACCGAGCCGGTTCTTCGCCGCTGTTGCGGGGCAACGGGAGTTGCTCCCCGTCGTGACGGGCGAGCTACAGTACCACGCGGTCGGCTGCTACAGCGTGATGCACGACCTGAAAACGGCGCAGAAGCGAACGGAACTGCGCCTGGAGCAGGCCGAGCAATGTGCCGGATTGTTGCCCGAGGAAAAGGCCGAGGTGGACGTGGCTTGGCGGCAGGCGTGCTTTCACGCCTTTCACGATACACTGGGCGGTACCTGCATCCCCAGCGCGTACCGGCACGTCCGCAATGAAATTGGCGCGGCCGAGGCGACGGCGGAGCGAACGATGGCCTACGCGCTTCGGCGCGAGGTGGTCCGGCTGGCTCCCGACCCCTTGCAGCGGCTGGTCATATACCATCCGGGGCCGCGGGACTGGAGTGGCTGGATGGAGGTTGAGCCCTGGCTGGAGTGGACGCCATGGCAGTCCGGCTGGCGCGTGCTGGATGAGACGGGGGAACCGATGCCTTTTCAGGAAATTGCCGCCGAGGCCATGCATCAGCGCCAGACGCGTTTGCTGTTTTTCCTGGAAATCGCAGCGGGTGAAATCCGCTGCCTGCGACTGGACCGCTCTGTGGAGGGGATTCCGGCAGTACTGCCGTCGGCTCAGGGCGCGCCTGCGTTCGCGTGGCGTGCAGGGGCCTTGCCCGGTTTGTCCGGGAGGGCCGGAGAGCTTACGCTGAATCTGCTTTTGCGGGAGGACTTGACGGATACGTGGTCGCATGGCGCGGATCGGTACGACGGTGATATCCTCGCACAGGCTCATTGGGAAGACCCTGTCGCGCTGGAGACGGGCCCCTTGCGGTGGGCCTGGGCGCAGGCCGGGACGCTTGGGGAGCGCTCCACGTTGCGGGCCGAGTGGCGGAGCTACGCCGGAGAGGAGTCCGTGGTCGAATTGATCCTGCGGGTGCACTGGCACGAGCAGCGGGCGGTGGCCAAGCTGGAGATCGGCGGTTCATCGATATTAACGGCCCTGCAGGCAGGCATACCCGGCGGTGAACTCCGACGCGAACCGGTGGGACGGGAGTTTCCATTCGCCGACTGGGTCTGCGTGGTACCGACCGCGGGCGAGCCCTGGGGCGTGGCCAGTCCGGATGTTTTCGCGGCAGACGCGCGTCCCGAGCGCCTGGCGCTGACGCTTCTGCGCGCCTCGGTCATGGCGCACCACGAGCCCAACCCCGGCACCTCTCCGCGTCGGGAGATCAGCGACCAGGGCGAACACCTCTTCTGCTTTCGCTTCGTCCTGGGAGGGATGATGTCGGGTGATACGCTGGCCTCCATGGCCCGCGACTATGTGCAACGGCCGCTTGTTGCCACCACGACCGACGGCATGCCCCGGCGTTACCTGCGTGGCGAGGCCGGTTCCTGATTGTTTATGTATTCAAAAACAGATACACCATGATGATGTTTTTCCTTTTTCGTTCCCTGCCTTTGCTGGGCCTGCTGGTGGCGACCACTGCGCTACCCGTTGGGAGTGCTGGCGCGGAGGTAGCGGGCACCCCGATTGTTTATAAAACCGTGGACGGGCACGAGTTGAAGCTCTATGCCGTCAAACCCAAAGACTGGCGCGCAAGCGACGAGCGGCCTGCACTGGTCTTTTACCACGGAGGCGGCTGGGTGGGGGGCGCCCCGAGCGCGTTTAACGAGCAGGCGGAGTATCTGGCCTCGCGCGGTATGGTCTGCATCCTGCCCGAATACCGACTGCTGGAGACGATGGATCCGCCCGCCATCTGTATCGAAGACGCGAAGTCGGCCTTCCGCTGGGTGCGGGGCCATGCC
Coding sequences within:
- a CDS encoding ROK family protein, which produces MAYPKALGRHIIRKLMGSSWHLGFDIGGTKCAVILGQYEPALARPVIVERRAFKTNEWEHPSEALAAMAATAVGMVKKHGLLTSDIASAGISCGGPLDSVRGVVLSPPNLPGWDEVPVVGVLSEELSIPVKLQNDANACALAEWRWGAAQGADTAVFLTYGTGLGAGLIIGGRLHEGRIGLAGEVGHWQLASEGPVGYGKSGSFEGFCSGGGMARLASSLLTRRAASSTFGQVWSGHSGTSISPDVKALATAAREGDPLAREVFETAARKLGQGLALIIDLLNPEVIVIGSIFTRCEDLLRPGMECELSAQALPAALAACRVVPAALGEQIGDYAALAVGSL
- a CDS encoding D-sedoheptulose-7-phosphate isomerase, whose amino-acid sequence is MNKHLNDLLRRYPALEACLGDIEQAFKQLHAVFHGGGKLLLCGNGGSCADAAHIAGELMKGFMRSRPLPGDLAARLMEADPELGEAGVRKLQGALPAVVLTGSDPLATAIANDIDGELVFAQQVLGLGREGDALLAISTSGHSRNVCRAVGVARALGLRTLGLSGGDGGWLTRSCETCIVVPGSTVPEIQELHLPVYHCLCRMLEDAFFA